GCCGGTAGGCCCGCCGGGGGCGATGCGCGCGGTGACGTGTACCGGCACCTCCGTCGTCACGGCGTGGTCGGGAAGCGGCGCCTGATCGAGCGCCACCGTGCCTGCGGCGAGGTCGACCGAGGCGGTGACGCGGTACCAGCGTCGCGCGGTGAGCGGGCGCCCGGTGCTCATGCGCGCCGCGGGCGCAGAGCCGCCGCCCGCCTGGAAGGCCAGCGCGCCCGTCTCGTCGAGCATGAGCGCGAAGCCCTGCTTCGTGTCCTCGGCCCAGGTGCCCATGATCACCTGTGGGCGTGGCTCGGGGCGAATGAGCACCCGCGTGGGCAGGACGAAGGCCTCCAGCGTGAAGCGGGAGAGCCCGGCAAAGGCCGTCGGGTGTGGGATCCGGACGTACGAGCCGGCGTCGATGGACTGCGGCGTGCCCGCGTGCTCGCCGTCGAGCGAGGTCGCGAGCGGCACTGTCTTGAGCCCGGAGCCGCCGGGGCCGGTGTCGGGCGAGGTCACGCGCACGATGCGCGCGCCATAACGGCGCGGCCCGTCGAGCGTGCCCACCATGAAGCGAATCGTCTCGCCGGGCGCCACGCTGAGCGGATCGGCGTAGCCCAGCACGCGGGGCATGGGCGGGATCATGGCCGCGGCCTCATGGCACGGTGAGCCGCTCGCCCGTCACCGCCTCCCAGCGCATCCGGAAGGCGTGCCACTCCGCGTCCTCCAGACTCGTGAAGACGGGATCCGAGAAGAGCCGGGGGGGCAGACCGTCGGGCTGCTTCTCCGCCAGCACCCATTCCTCGTGCGGCTGCGGCTTCACGCAGACCAGGAGCAGGTTCTGGCAGTGCCGCGAGCTCCGCAGCACGTTCAGCACGGCCTGGAGCTCCGGGCTGTGTGGGCCGAAGGGGCGGCGCTTGAACTCCAGCGCCAGATCGGTGCGGCGGGGATCGATGGTGAACATGGCGGCCGCGGGCGGGCTAGCCCTGGCGCGGGGAGTCCTTCAAGACGTCATACACGGCCGCCTTGATGTCGTCGCGGCTGGGGAGCGCCGCCTGCTCGAGCGGAGGGCTGTAGGGCACAGGCACCGGCACCGCGCACACGCGCCGGATGGGCGCCTTGAGGACCCGGAACGTGTCGGGATCCTCGGCGATCAGCGCCGCGATCTCCGAGGCCGCCGAGCACGTGGCGGGCGCCTCGTCCACGATCACGAGCCGCCCGGTTTTCCTGACCGACGCGCGCAGCGCGTCGACGTCCATGGGCACGAGGGTCCGCGGATCGACGACCTCGACCGAGATGCCCTCGCCGGCCAGCGCCTCCGCCACCGCGAGCGCCTCGCCGACGTAGTAGGCCAGACCCACGATGGTCACGTCGGTGCCCGCGCGCTTCACTTCCGCGACGCCCAGCGGGACCAGGTGGTCGCCGTCGGGCACGGGCCCGGTGACGCCGGCGAGGCGGCTGCACTCGAAGCTCACCACGGGATTGTTGTCGCGAATCGCGCTCTTCAAGAGCCCCTTGGCGTCGGCCGGCGTCGAGGGCAGCACGATCTTGAGCCCGGCCAGATGCATCCACATCGAGTACGGGCTCTGCGAGTGCTGCGCGGCGAGGCCCATGCCGCCGCCCGTCGAGCAGCGGTAGGTCACGGGGAAGTCGGCCTGCCCGCCGAACATGTAGCGGATCTTGCTCGCCTGATTGACGACCTGATCCATCGCCACGAAGGAGAACGTCACCATGCGCCAGTGCACGATGGGGCGGAAGCCCGAGCCCGCCGCGCCCAGGCCCATGCCCGTCAGCACCGCCTCCGAGATCGGCGTGAAGCGCACGCGGGCGGGGCCGAACTCCGCGGCGGGATCCCCGGTGAAGTCCGTGGCCATCGTGATGACGCGCGGATCGCGCCGCATCTCTTCCGCCACCGCCTCCTCGAGCGCCCGCTGAAACGTGATCTCGCGCATGCCGGCTCCTCCTCGCCTAGTCGGCGAACATGTCGACGAGCAGGTCGCGGGGATTGGGGAAGGGGCTCGCCTCGGCGAAGGCCACCGCGGCGTCGAGATCGGCGGCGACCTGCGCGCGCAGCTTGGCGATCTCGGCGGGCGAGACGGCGCCCTCCTCGAGGAGGTGGCGCTCGAGGCGGGCGATCGGATCCCGCGCCGTCCAGGCCGCGATCTCCTCCGCCGGCCGCGTCTCCGGGGGCACCGCGGCCCGCATCGCGTGGAAGCGCCAGCGATACGTCAGGCACTCGAGCAGGCTCGGCCCCTCGCGCCGGGCCCGGCTCACCGCCGCCGCGGCGGCCTCGCGGACCGCCAGCACGTCGTTGCCGTCCACGGCCACGCCCGGCATGGCATAGGCAGAGGCGTGGGCCGCGATGTCGGTCCGCGGATGCTGGACGCCGACGGCATTGTTCGCCGCGTACTGGTTGTTCTCGCAGACGAAGACGATGGGGAGCTTCCACACCGCGGCGATGTTCAGGGCCTCGTGGAACTCGCCCTCCGCGGCGGCGCCGTCGCCGAAGAAGCA
The DNA window shown above is from Candidatus Methylomirabilota bacterium and carries:
- a CDS encoding transketolase C-terminal domain-containing protein translates to MREITFQRALEEAVAEEMRRDPRVITMATDFTGDPAAEFGPARVRFTPISEAVLTGMGLGAAGSGFRPIVHWRMVTFSFVAMDQVVNQASKIRYMFGGQADFPVTYRCSTGGGMGLAAQHSQSPYSMWMHLAGLKIVLPSTPADAKGLLKSAIRDNNPVVSFECSRLAGVTGPVPDGDHLVPLGVAEVKRAGTDVTIVGLAYYVGEALAVAEALAGEGISVEVVDPRTLVPMDVDALRASVRKTGRLVIVDEAPATCSAASEIAALIAEDPDTFRVLKAPIRRVCAVPVPVPYSPPLEQAALPSRDDIKAAVYDVLKDSPRQG
- a CDS encoding thiamine pyrophosphate-dependent dehydrogenase E1 component subunit alpha encodes the protein MADDTAQLREMLRTMILIREFDELAIRLRVAGKIYGAVHPYVGQEAVAVGVCSTLTVKDRVTSTHRGHGHCIAKGADIRRMMAELFGRVDGYCKGKGGSMHIADFSVGMLGANGIVGGGLPIACGAALAAQLEGRGDVTVCFFGDGAAAEGEFHEALNIAAVWKLPIVFVCENNQYAANNAVGVQHPRTDIAAHASAYAMPGVAVDGNDVLAVREAAAAAVSRARREGPSLLECLTYRWRFHAMRAAVPPETRPAEEIAAWTARDPIARLERHLLEEGAVSPAEIAKLRAQVAADLDAAVAFAEASPFPNPRDLLVDMFAD